Proteins co-encoded in one bacterium genomic window:
- a CDS encoding NAD(+)/NADH kinase gives MFKTIAIVAKPDAYSVAKTLNQTCEWLLKRGVKVRVDEQVAHMVASNVDKMPREHVLNGADMVIVFGGDGTLISVARIAPELAVPILGVNVGDLGFLTELTASELFSLLADILDGRFKLDERIAVRARVSGAQRKPKTFFAVNDFVINKAAIARMIGIKTFVDDAFVAHFRGDGLIVATPTGSTAYSLAAGGPILYPSTHVLVLSPICPHTLTNRPIVVPDNVVIKAQLLSRGQEVILTIDGQDAVPLFDGDEVLIYKAMEKLRLIRSLKTDYYSILRQKLSWGKSIAGQ, from the coding sequence ATGTTCAAAACCATAGCGATCGTTGCCAAGCCGGACGCTTACAGCGTGGCCAAGACGTTGAACCAGACATGTGAGTGGTTGCTTAAGAGGGGGGTCAAGGTTCGAGTGGACGAGCAGGTGGCTCACATGGTGGCCTCGAACGTTGATAAGATGCCCAGGGAGCACGTTCTAAACGGCGCCGACATGGTCATAGTCTTCGGCGGGGACGGCACGTTGATCAGCGTGGCCAGAATCGCGCCCGAGCTGGCAGTTCCGATCCTCGGCGTCAACGTGGGGGACCTGGGCTTTCTGACGGAGCTTACGGCAAGTGAGCTTTTCTCTTTGCTCGCCGATATACTCGACGGCCGCTTCAAACTCGATGAGCGGATAGCAGTTCGTGCGCGGGTCTCCGGTGCACAGAGAAAGCCCAAAACGTTCTTCGCCGTCAATGATTTCGTGATCAACAAGGCCGCGATAGCGAGGATGATCGGCATCAAGACTTTCGTTGACGATGCGTTCGTGGCCCACTTCCGCGGAGACGGGCTCATCGTAGCAACGCCGACTGGCTCAACGGCCTATTCTCTTGCGGCCGGTGGCCCAATACTTTACCCTTCGACGCACGTTCTGGTGCTTTCGCCCATCTGTCCACATACCTTGACAAATCGCCCGATCGTGGTGCCAGACAACGTCGTCATCAAAGCTCAACTCCTTTCCAGGGGACAGGAAGTCATCCTGACTATTGACGGGCAGGATGCGGTTCCGCTATTCGACGGCGACGAGGTCTTGATCTACAAGGCCATGGAGAAGCTCAGGCTGATCCGGAGCCTCAAGACCGATTACTACTCGATACTGCGACAGAAGCTGTCTTGGGGAAAGAGCATTGCGGGACAGTAA
- a CDS encoding SUMF1/EgtB/PvdO family nonheme iron enzyme has translation MRDSKGPSVKDDAIRLIYPTDGERMASRNVELIGWVRGSPHKESQARMALRVNGRLYSSFNVLPQTRSPFKQHIPLEDGRNEILLQLMVGMRLVEQKKVTVDVAADEQSLSFESLYENSWALLIGIDNSRAAQFLKYAVNDAKSLQKFLKARTFFDEDKTFTLFNEQATKKRILELMNDFLGANPAMTSNDRVLIFFAGHGQRRRVRKGHRNSDWRGYLVPFDGDLEKIHSSCISVEEIKEAASVICAKHTLFVLDCCFSGLAGLRPRSAIPPKPRHQALRDPCVRILTAGKSDEEVFEGKEEWGGNSLFSRYLLKGLEGFADHDNDGIITSDDLYFFVRDRVLEESGNRQTPQARHLVEYGEGQFVFFVRRDKQASKSQRAGEAEPSKAPVDTTKSREPIPVSVTEPVAATGDLVSIPAGSFQMGSPDATDESPVHAVEVAAYEIDVAPVSNRMFLEFLKATAYDGRAEADDNYLADWASGTYPAGQGDYPVTSVSWFNAAAYCLWRGCQLPTEAQWERACRGGLERKKYPWGDSLPAELIIKSRARRRKVSVGQLPPNRLGLLDVSGNVSQWCQDFYDKDYYSNNPSIDPTGPQNGELRVVRGGSFIAGPNLLRCAVRLAADPKTTSPTIGFRCVKLKGDRFQ, from the coding sequence TTGCGGGACAGTAAAGGCCCCTCAGTCAAGGACGACGCCATCCGTCTCATCTACCCAACCGATGGGGAGAGAATGGCCAGTCGAAATGTCGAGCTGATCGGCTGGGTTCGGGGGAGCCCTCACAAGGAGAGTCAAGCCCGTATGGCGCTGAGGGTCAACGGGCGTCTGTACTCATCTTTCAACGTTCTGCCTCAGACTCGCTCCCCGTTCAAGCAGCATATTCCATTGGAAGATGGCCGTAACGAGATTCTGCTGCAGCTCATGGTCGGGATGCGTCTAGTTGAGCAGAAGAAGGTTACGGTCGATGTTGCAGCGGACGAGCAATCGCTTTCATTTGAATCTCTGTACGAGAACAGCTGGGCGCTTCTGATCGGGATAGACAATAGCCGAGCCGCCCAGTTTCTCAAATATGCTGTCAACGACGCCAAGTCGCTTCAGAAGTTCCTCAAAGCGAGGACATTCTTCGATGAAGATAAGACCTTCACGCTGTTTAATGAGCAAGCGACAAAGAAGCGAATCCTGGAGCTGATGAACGACTTTTTGGGAGCCAACCCCGCGATGACTTCCAACGACCGTGTCCTTATCTTCTTTGCTGGCCACGGCCAACGCCGAAGGGTCCGAAAGGGACATAGAAACAGCGACTGGCGTGGTTACCTTGTGCCTTTCGACGGGGACCTTGAGAAGATTCACAGTTCCTGTATCTCAGTGGAGGAGATAAAAGAGGCTGCGAGTGTAATCTGCGCAAAACACACTCTGTTTGTGCTCGACTGCTGCTTCAGTGGGTTGGCTGGCCTCCGCCCCAGATCAGCGATACCTCCCAAGCCGAGGCATCAAGCGCTCAGGGACCCTTGCGTGAGAATCTTGACCGCGGGCAAGTCCGACGAGGAAGTGTTCGAGGGTAAGGAGGAGTGGGGAGGCAATAGCCTGTTCAGCAGGTATCTGTTGAAGGGACTTGAGGGTTTCGCCGACCACGATAACGACGGTATCATAACCTCTGACGATCTCTATTTCTTCGTTCGAGACCGAGTTCTGGAAGAATCAGGCAACCGCCAGACGCCTCAAGCCCGACACCTTGTCGAGTACGGCGAGGGCCAGTTTGTGTTCTTTGTTCGTCGTGATAAGCAAGCGAGCAAGAGCCAGCGAGCCGGCGAAGCTGAGCCAAGTAAAGCGCCGGTGGACACGACCAAGTCGCGGGAGCCGATCCCGGTCTCGGTAACCGAGCCGGTTGCCGCCACCGGCGATCTGGTCTCGATCCCCGCCGGCAGCTTTCAAATGGGCTCGCCAGATGCCACCGACGAGTCTCCTGTCCACGCCGTTGAGGTCGCCGCTTATGAGATCGACGTTGCGCCAGTTTCCAACAGGATGTTTCTCGAGTTTCTGAAAGCGACAGCCTACGACGGTCGTGCCGAGGCTGACGACAACTACCTCGCCGACTGGGCCTCCGGGACGTATCCTGCTGGACAGGGCGACTATCCCGTAACATCCGTTTCGTGGTTCAACGCGGCGGCGTATTGCCTGTGGCGAGGGTGTCAGCTTCCGACCGAGGCGCAGTGGGAAAGGGCGTGCAGAGGCGGCCTTGAGCGCAAGAAATACCCTTGGGGAGATTCGCTTCCGGCAGAGCTTATAATAAAGTCCAGAGCGCGCCGGCGAAAGGTGTCCGTAGGCCAATTGCCGCCGAATCGCCTTGGGCTTCTGGACGTCTCGGGCAATGTCTCGCAATGGTGTCAGGATTTCTACGACAAGGACTATTACTCAAACAACCCAAGCATTGACCCAACAGGGCCCCAGAATGGCGAATTGCGAGTCGTTCGCGGCGGCTCGTTCATCGCCGGTCCAAACCTGCTTCGCTGCGCTGTTCGTCTGGCAGCAGACCCCAAGACAACAAGCCCGACGATTGGTTTCAGATGTGTCAAGTTGAAGGGCGACCGTTTTCAATAG